TCCTGCAAATATCTTGTTGTCCCAGTTTCCTGCCAGCTGACTTCAGGATGACTGTGCAAATATGTAAACACTTGATCTAATTTCGGTTTCAGCAGCTGTATCTGTTCTCTCATCCAAATACCCCCTTAGTAACTTTCAGGTTATGCAGTGCCGACTGTTACTACCCAACAATTCTAACATAAAAAAGACTCCCCTATCACATCGCGTGAAGGGAAGTCTTATGCGCTATTCAATTAAAATGTCCAGAGAATCATCATGCCGAATAATAACGTCATGTAGTTTACTGAGTATAAAAACATGAAATTGGCCCACTTGTAGTCATCTTTTGCATAAAAACCATAGACGCTTGCCGCAATATAGCCGATATTCATGAGTGTCGCAATCGAAATAAATGCCGTGCCGAACATCGTCAATAAAAACGGCAAAGGCAATAAGCACATAACATATACAAGCATTTGGCGTTTCGTGAATTCAAAACCGTAGACAACGGGGAGCATAGCGACATTTGCCGCACTGTAATCTTTATACTTCTTCATGGCAATCGCAAAAGTATGCGGCATTTGCCAAATGAACAAGATCACACATAATACAATCGGCACTACATGATTCGCCGGCGTAATTGCAGCCCAGCCAATCAATGGCGTTACCGCCCCCGACACACTGCCAATTACCGTATTTAATGTATATTTACGTTTAGACCACATCGTATAGGGTATTACATACGTAAACCATCCGATGAATGCATAAATCGCAGCTTCAAATGTAGTGAATAACAGCAATACCATTCCAATCGCCGACAACACCAAGCCGATATTCAATACAGTTTTTAAAGCGAAGCTTCCAGTTACAGTCGGACGCTGTTTCGTTCTTTCCATTACCTTGTCTATATCGGAATCAAACCAGTTATTCATTACAAGCGCACCGGCAACCAGCAGCGTGCTGCCGATCATAGTCAGCCAGAACACACTCCAGTTCCCCGTGAGTGTCATGCCCGAAAAATGCAGCGCCAGCCAAAACCCCGCAAAAACCGGCAAAATATTTGCAATAAGTACAGGTCCTTTGACTAAAAATTTAATATCCGAGAAGAAGGTAGACGCCGAGCGGCTTTCTGAAGTGCCCGATACAATATGAGCTTCTTTCGTCATAGAGTTCCGTTCTCCTTTTACGTTACATTTCATTTATGTTTCTATTGGTACTTCTAACTATATCATTTTCTTAAATACAAAATCAAAAAAACATGATAATTCCTTACAAACTGTTACAGAACTTTGTCTGTACAGCAGTATACCATGAAAGCACTGACAAATTTACTTGCTCTTTTTGTCAGTAAATGACTGAACATCAGTACGTCAACTTCCCCTATTATTCGACATAAGGAAATCCTATACCCCTTATAGGATAACGCCTTCATGTATACACCTGTGAAAGGTGCACCCAGCTTACTGTATTCATCACAAAATCATATAAAAAACGCTTTCAAAAGCCCATAGAATCAGTAGTTTTCTAAATAATTAAATTGATATTAATTTAATTATCCTGTAAACTTGTGTAATGGTATCGCGAAAAAAGAATGATGGTTTTTCCTTGATCTCTTCATTCGCCCTATTCTTTTACTTGTGGCGTTTTTTAAGAGATCCACGAAAAAAACAGCATTTCGTGATGAAAAAATATATAGTAGAAGGGGTTTGATTTTTTGAGAAAATTTATGATGTTTTTCTCCATTTTCACATTACTGCTTTTAACAGCCTGCGGTAATAGCGCCAGCAAAGATTCTATCAGCGTAATCAAACTGGCAGATGCAGGATGGGACAGTATGCGTGTGCATAACAGCATTGCACAAATCATCTTAGAAGAAGGCTACGGATACGATACTGAAATAGTAAATGGTACATCTACTGCTGTGTTTCAGGCATTACAGCAAGGGGATATTCAAGTCATGACGGAGGTCTGGTCTGAAAACCTTGGTGAAGCGTATACAAAAGCTATTGATAACGGCGACATTGTAGACGTTGCAACAAACTTCGACGATAATGCGCAAGGTTTATATGTTCCGACATACGTCATAAAAGGTGATACCGAGCGCGGAATCGAAGCAACTGCACCCGATTTGAAAACTGTGAAAGATTTGGAGAAGTATCCTGAACTGTTCAAAGATCCTGAAGATCCTAAAAAGGGCCGGATTATCGGCGCACCTTCAAGCTGGGTAGTCAGCAAACACTTAGAGGAAAAGATAAAAACATACGGCCTGGACAAAACATTTACGTACTTGGCTCCAGGTTCAGACTCATCTATCGTGGCGGATTTGGCAAGCGCATACAAAAAGGGTGAGCCATGGGTCGGCTACTATTGGTCCCCTACTTGGGTCACTGCTTCCTACGACTTAACATTACTGGAAGACGAGCCTTTTGATGAAGCTGTCTGGGAAGAAAATAAAGGCACTGAATTCCCTCCAAATGATGTCGTGGTCGCTGTCCATAAAGATTTAGAAACACAAGCTCCTGAAGTCGTCGAGTTCTTCAAACATTATGAAACGAGCAACGACTTAACAGAAGAAGCATTAAATTATATGGGCGAACATGAAGCGAACCCTGCTGACACTGCAAAGTGGTTTATGAAAGAACATGAAGATCTCTGGACTTCATGGGTGCCTGAAGATATTGCAGAGAAAGTAAAAGCAGCACTGTAAGAATCATAGAATTCGGGGTGGCAGCAATCCGCTCCGCCCCTTTTTTATTTTAGAAAATTATAAGCAGAGAAAGAGAGGGACAAGCTAGTACGGCCTAGCTTATTGCCTATGAATGAATTCCCCAATATTAGAATACCTGTAGGAGATTACGTGGAAAAGTTTATCGATTTTCTTGCGATGAACTTCGGCTGGCTGTTTGATTTTATCTTCACTATTGCTTCCACGACGATCCGTACTATTGAAACAACTTTACTGGCTACACCTTGGTGGGTCATCATGATTGTGGTGTTCCTACTCGGCTGGTATTTTAACACTATTCTCAGCGGACTCATGTTTGCTGCATTTATCTTTTTGATTGGCTCCTTCGATTTATGGGCCGATACGATGACAACTGTTGCGATTATCGTAATCTCTGTTGTCCTTTCCCTTGCTATCGGTATTCCGGTCGGGATTCTGATGGCGTTCAGCAAAACATTTTCTGTCATAATGCGTCCGTTGTTGGATGCTATGCAGACGATGCCAACGTTCGTTTATTTAATTCCCGTTATTTTCTTCTTCCCGCTCGGGAACGTACCCGCAATTATCGCGACTATCATTTACGCATTGCCGCCTGTTATTCGTTTAACAGAACTCGGAATCCGAAATGTAGACTCCGAAGTCATTGAATCAGCAGAGTCTTTCGGATCTTCCAGAAATCAAATGTTAGTCAAAGTACAGCTGCCGCAAGCACTGCCGACTATGATGGCAGGGATTAACCAAACCACTATGATGGCTTTGTCCATGGCTGTTGTCGGTTCCATGGTCGGAGCTCACGGTTTAGGGGAGCGCGTACTGTACTCAATTAACCAAATTAATATTTCATTAGGATTTGAAGCAGGAATCAGTATCGTATTCCTGGCGATTATTATTGACCGTCTGACAAACGGAGTGGCTGAACGCCTACAAAGTACAGGGAGGAGATCAGCATGACCGTTAAAATCAAAGTAGAGAATGTCACCAAGATTTTTGGTCCCCGCCCCAAGAGAGTTGTACCTTTAATTGAAAAAGGTGCTTCCAAACGGGAAATCCTTGATAAAACTGGACATACAGTAGGTGTCTACAACGCCAATATGGAAATTATGGAAGGCGAAACGTTCGTTATTATGGGCTTGTCAGGCAGCGGTAAGTGTCTACCCTGATCCGGTGCTTCAACATGCTGAACAGGCCGACATCAGGTGCAATTTATGTAGATGGAGAAAATATTGTTAAATACAATAAAGAACAGCTGAAGTTCTTCCGTCAGAAAAAAATTGCGATGGTTTTCCAGCATTTCGGTTTATTCAGCCATAGAACGGTAATGGAGAATATTGAATACGGTCTGGAAATTCGCGGTTTGTCGAAAAATGAACGACGGGCTATAGCGCAAAAGCATATTGATACAGTCGGTTTGAAAGGCTATGAAAATCAATATCCTGATGAATTGTCGGGCGGTATGCGCCAGCGTGTAGGGATTGCGCGTGCATTGACGAATGATCCCGATATCCTGCTGATGGACGAGCCTTTCAGCGCGCTCGATCCGCTCATCCGCAGAGAAATGCAGATGGAGCTTCTTGATATTCAAACGCGTCTGCAAAAGACCATCATCTTTATTACACACGATGTCAACGAAGCATTCCGCATTGGAGACCGTGTAGCGGTAATGAAAGACGGCAACGTAGAGCAGGTCGGCACTCCCGAAGAGTTATTGGAAACGCCGGCGAATGATTATATTATCGATTTCACACGTGAAATTGACCGTTCAAAAGTTCTTCAGGCTGAAAATATCATGTCTAAACCGTTAAGTGTCATGAACGGAAAAGACGGTTTGCATGTAGCGATTAAAAACATGGAAGAACACGGTATTTCCAGTGTCTTCATCACAAACCGCGAACGGCAGCTGCTTGGGCTAGTGACGATTGACGCTGCCATCGAAGGTGTGAGAATGAAAAAAACATTGGATGAGGTCATGACGACAGACGTCTTAACCGCAAAACCAGAAGAATATGTACAGGACATTATTCCGCGGGTATTGGGTTCTAAGTATCCGCTCGTCGTAGTAGATGAAACGAATCGAATTGAAGGTATAATTTTACGCGTTCATGTACTTTCGAGCATTATCAGCAATCCAGCTAATGATCACGCTGATCCGATGGAAGCGGAAGACACAGCAACTGTATCTGAATAAAAAACAGGGAAGAATGGATGACAATCCGCTCTTCCCTGTTTTTTATTCGTTCTTTCCCGAAACGCCCGCACTTTCAAATGTCGCCATTTCGTTGACCATTCGGACTGCTGACTGAATAACACTGTACGCAACCGCCGCCCCCGTCCCTTCACCTAACCGCATATCGAGCGAAAGAACCGGTTTCTTACCCAAATATTCAAAAGCCTTTTGGTGGCCCGGCTCCATTGATTGATGGCCAAGCAGCATATACCCCGCCGCACCTTCACTGATCGTCTCCGCCGCACAAGCCGCTGCAGTAGAGATAAAGCCGTCCAGAATGACGGGTATACGCTTAGACGCCGCCGCGAGCATTGCCCCTGACATAGCTGCCAGTTCCAGCCCGCCCACCTTACGCAGGACATCATAGCCGTCAGAAGCGACAGGCTGATGACGGTTTAACGCCTCCCGGACAACGGTAATTTTGTGCAGATGCTGTTCGGATGAAATTCCTGTACCGTAGCCGACAAGTTCTGCCGGATCAATTCCTGTGATGGCCGCTACAACGGCACTGCTTGTCGTCGTATTGCCGATTCCGACTTCTCCGACAACCAGGCAATCCACACCTTTTTCGAACAGGACAAGCGCCTCTTCAAAGCCCATTGATATTGCCTTTTCCACTTCTTCTTGCGTCATTGCTTCCCTATGCAGAAAATTATCCGTCCCCTGGCGGATCTTGCGGTCAAGCACCGGCTCCGTAAATGCAGCTCCCATGACGCCTACGTCCACTAAAGTAAATTCAGCTTGCTGCTGTCTGCCGAAAACATTGATTGCTGCACCGCCTCCTGCCATATTACTGACCATTTGACGAGTGACTTGCTGCGGAAATGCTGAAATCCCTTCCGCTGTAATTCCGTGATCGGCAGCAAAAACGAGAATGCCGAGCTGATTTAATACTGGTTTCTTCCGGCCTTGTATTTCAGCTAATGCAATGACGATTTCTTCGAGTTTGCCCAAGCTTCCAACCGGCTTTGTCAGCGTATCCAGATAAGCTTTCGCTTCCGCTCCCGCCTGCGCATCGAGCGGTGATAGTGTAAACTGCTTCATTTCATTACCTTCTTTCATGTGTTGAACATCCATTGATCTTAGTTCATTTATCAGTATATCAATAGATACTATAAACTATCTAACTAAAGAATCAGTATGCAAAAAATGTCGTTTCCAAGTATACTATAAGCAGCGCACTGATTTATACTGCGCTAAGTAAAATTACTGGTAAAAGGGGCGATACACATGATCAGCGAAAATCTGGCACAGGCATTGAACGAACAGATGAATAACGAGTTTGCAGCGGCACAGACGTATTTATCAATGGCATCTTACTGTGAATACCGCAATTATAGCGGATTCGCACATTTTTATCTTCAGCAGGTAGAAGAAGAGCGCCATCATGCGATGAAAATCTATTCCTATTTGAATGACCGCGGAATTCGTGCAATTATTACAGCAACCCCGGCTCCGGAAACTTCATTTGACAATTTGGTGCATACATTTGAAGTGGCTTTATTACAAGAAAAAGAAGTGACAAAATCATTTTATAGGATTATGGATTTGGCATGGGAAGAAAAAGAGCATGCCACCATTTCATTCCTGAACTGGTTCCTTGATGAACAAGTTGAAGAAGAAGCTACATTCGACAGACATATTGAGTACTTAAAGCGGATTCGTGAAGATAAAAATGCGTTATTTATTTATGAGAAAGAATTGGCAGCACGAACATTTGAGGCAGAATAAAAAACAGGCAAGCTAGCGGTCTGCTGACCCCTTGCTTGCCTGTTCCATCTCTGTGATTCTGTGCAGACAGCGTTCACAAATACAGTTCTTATACAGGTATTCTTCTGGTATTTGGCGAAACACTTCTTGCGGGAATGCTTTCTCCGTACACCAGCAGGTTCCTGTTTCCTTAAACCCGCTGCCGCAGTCATTATTCCCCTGGCAGATTGGACAGGTGTCCTGCATAGTATCTCCCCTTGTTTTACAGACGGTGCTTGTCCAGCTCGGCCGTTTGTTTTTTTTCTAATTTCTCCACACGTTCTTCCAGTTCTTTATTTCGTTTCATGCTTTCCATGGAATACAGCCCTGCGAGTAATGCGACCACAAATGTTGCATAGTTAAACCACTCCATACAGCCCGCCCCTTTTTACTTTTGTTTTTTCAAAAACGTTTTATACACTTTCTTTAATGTGTCGGGTGTGAGTTCCATATCATTTTCATACATGTATTTGACCGCATAACCGAGCGCTACCGTCATGGAACCCGCCACGCTTGCCGCCGCAATCATACCCGCACCGGGAATCACTTTGACAATCTGCCGGAACGCAGTTTTACCGATATTGCCGACGATGGTTGCAATGATCAGTTCTTTCGCATGATCTTTCGTAATCGGCTTGCCGTATAATGCGGATAATTTAAGCATAAGCCCTACCTGCAGCGTCGTCAGCGGCACAAAATCAGCTCCCGGAATAGGCGCTGCACCGATCGCAGCCGCGGATGCACCCGCAGCCAAAATCCAGCGTTTAGCTACGGAAGACTTATCTGCCATATTGGCTGCCAGCAATAGATCTTTATTAGCCATTTTCAATTGCTGCAAGATTTCCTTTTGTAAAAACTCCATCTGTTCCCCTGTTTTTGAGGAGATCGGAATGACAGGATAGGCAAACCCAGTATGCTCCAAAATATAGTTCACTAAACTTGGCACGTCATCTGCTGCGTCGATTTTATTTAATACTAAGATGATTTTCTTATTGAGTGTGGCTATCTTATTTAGTGATTTCAATTCGGTATCTGACAATACTGTGCCTGCTGCATTCAAAAAGAACAGAATGACATCTGCCTGATGATAAAACTTCAATGTTTCCTGAGAATGCTCCTGATTGATATCATCGAGTCCGGGCGTATCGACGAACAAAATATTCTCCCGGTAATAAAACTTTTTCACTTCCGTCGTTTCCCCTGGCTGCGCCCCTACTTCCGCCACGTCTTTTTGCATGAGACGATTCAGTGTGGATGATTTCCCTGCATTGACATCTCCAATCATGGCAATCAGTATTTCCTTCTTTAATTGGTCGTTAATGAGGTCGGATTCCTGTTTAAAGATTTCATCAAATGATTCGTCTGACATAAAGTTCGGTGTTTTCATTGTATCACTTCCTGTCGTGTAATTTGACTATTCAGATTAAGAGGTTGTGAAAAAGAGCATCAGTCATCACCTTCTTCTGACCGATGCTCTTGCTTATTTCCAGCTGACTTAATAATAAGGCGAAATTAGGATATACACAAGCACTCCCGTGAAACTGACATACAGCCAGATCGGCATAGTCCAGCGGGCGATTTTGCGGTGACGGTCGTTTTCCATATTCCATGCCCTTGCAACGCTTGTTAATGCGAGCGGAACAATTGCCGCAGCGAGAACAATATGCGAGAACAGTATGAAATAATAGAAGCCCGCCATAAAGCCGCTTCCGCCAAACGGAGTGGACTCTGATAAAAAATGATAGGTTACATAAGTGACCAAAAACAAAGCTGTAGTTCCAAAAGCTGCGTAGATAAAACGCTGATGCACTTTGACATTCTTCTTCAAGATGGCAATCAGTGCGCATACGAGAAAGATGAAAGTAAAGCTGTTAAATATTGCATTCAATAAAGGCAGAATTGTAATATCGAACGCAGTGAAATTTTCTACGCCCGGCATACCCGCCAAAACACCGATTGCACCGATGAGAATGACCGAGATAATGATGATCGCCGGACGGTAATTGCGTTTCCTGAACGTTCCGGATACATTTGTCTGATTACTGTAATTCATCTATTGACACTCCTACTCCTATATTCATAACTACCCTACATCGTACCATACGTAACGCATCATTCAGATGATAATTGTGTCGATTTATGAAATTCCATTTCGTTTTCATCTCTGAATTCATCTATTACTTTAATAAACTTTTTAATGGTAGGTGTCAAATATGAATCGGCGCGCCGAACGAACACTGTTTTAATCCGGCTGTATTTTGGCGGCAGATGATAACAATAGACCAGCCCCTGTTCAACGAGATGCGAAACCGTCGACATCGGAACAAATGTCACACCAAGTCCTGCAGCGACACTTCCTAGAATTGTCTCAAGCGTTCCAAACTCCATCATTTTCGTCGCTTTAAACTTTTCGTCCTCCAGCCATAATTCCAAACGCGCCCTGTAACCGCAGCCTTTTCTGAAACATAGAATTGGTTCATCTTTAATATCCTCAATGGATTGGAACGGTTTATTCGACAATAACACCAGTTCTTCTTCAAGCACATCATGTACTGCGAGATCAGGATGGGTAGTCCCTTCAGAAATAAATGCTCCATCGAGCTGATGATTCAGAACTTTATACTGGAGCCGCTCTGTTACGCCTGTCAGTAAAGAGATATCGACCTGTTTGTATTTTTTATTGTATCTGGACAGAATAATCGGTAATTTGATGACGGTTTCGACAGAACCAAGTTCCAATTTCCCAGATGGTTCCTTGTCGTTTTGCACGACTTTTCTCATTTCGTTGGTAAGAGATAGGATTTTCTCGCTGTATATGAGCAAGCGCTTGCCTTCGGGCGTCAGAATCATTCCCCGGTTATGCCGGTTGAATAAAGGTGTTTTCAATTCGTTTTCAAGCTTCTGTATACGCGACGTAATATTAGATTGCACATAGCGAAGTTCTTTCGCAGCGGCGGTGATAGTCCCTTTTTCTGCTACCATCTGGAATATTTCCAAGTCTTTAAATTCCATAGTCACCCTCCTGCATAGTCTGTTATCTCCATGATATCATTAAAATCGATAGTAGTCATCATTATAATTCGTTTTACGTGATGTCGAAAGTGTAGTTAACTAGAGGTAGTACTTCAAGGAGGCTTACTTTGATGAAAAACAAAATTATCTGGGGTGCATTTCTCTGTTTTATTGCAGCCGCGTCATGGGGTGCGATGTTCCCTGTTGCCAATAGCGCATTTAACGCCATTGATCCATTTTATTTTACATTGATCCGCTATGTATCGGTAACTGTTCTATTAGTAATTTTATTGCTGTGGAAGGAAGGGAAACAGGCTTTTCGTTTCGAGAAAAAAGGACTTTCGCTTTGGTTCTTCGGAACGATGGCATTCGTTGTTTATAATCTATTTATATTTTGGGGCCAGGACTTGATGGGTGAACCGGGTGTGATGGTGGCATCGATTTCTGAGGCAATGATGCCGATGATCTCCATTGTCATTGTCTGGATGCTGAGCCGGCACAAGCCGCATGGTTTTACACTTACTTGCGTATTCACAGCATTTGTTGGTGTCATGCTTGTTATTACGAAAGGTGATCTCCGGACGTTTTTGACGGCGACTGACGATATTATTCCTTCACTGCTCATATTCATCGCTGTAGTCGGCTGGGTGATTTATACGATGGGCGGCAATCATTTTAGTGAATGGTCCGCACTGCGGTATTCTACGCTGAGCTGCCTGCTCGGTACAGTAACAGCTGTCGTGGTAGTGTTCTTTGTTACACTGACAGGCTATATTTCAGTTCCGACTGCTGAGACGCTGCAGACTGTGACGCCGCATATGCTGTTTATGATTGCTTTCCCCGGTATTATTGCATTGCTCGGATGGAATGTCGGAGTACGTATTTTATCTCCATTAAACGGTTTGCTGTTCATTAATTTTGTGCCGGTAACAACGCTGGTTATTTCGTTTGTGCAAGGGTATCAGCTGACTGTCTTTGATTATATCGGCACGGTGTTTATTATTGCATCGCTTCTTGGAAACAATATCTTTCTGCGTCTTCAGGATAAGCGGAAGGCGGAAGAGCTGCAATATAAAAAACATAAAGTTCAGCCAAGTTTGTAACGAATACATTCGGAATAGAAAATCAGTTCCATCAGAAGATTTGAGGGAATCATGCAATAAAAAAACTGAAGACAACGTCCTGACTAAGGATACGTCTTCAGCCCGGGCAGGTGACCGATCAGTCAGCTGCCCTTTTTTTATGATGACGCTAGAATTTAAACCGGTGAACGATGCGGTTCAGAGCTGCTGCCTGGTCCGTCAGTCTCACAGCATCGCTTGCCAGCTGCTGAATGCCTTCTACTTGTTCGTCCATGCCGGCTACTGTCTCTGTGACACTTTCCGTAAACTGTTCAGAGATTTTAGTAATTTGTTCTATGATCTTTTCAATCTGTTCGCCGTCCCGCATTAGTTCTTCCGCGTGGCGGCTGTTGCTGCTGACCGCTGATTTCGTCTCGACTACGGCTTCATTCATTAGATTGATGGACTGCCCCGCCACTTTGACGATTTCCACACCTTCTTGGATAGTCGCTGTATTGGATTCAACTTGCTCTACTGCATTCTTGACTTCATGATTGGTATGTTCAAGTGTCCGTACTACATCATTTGCAAAGTCGTTCGTTTCTTCCGCGAGTTTCCTAACTTCATTGGCAACGACCGAAAAACCACTTCCGGCTTCTCCGGCACGCGCAGCTTCTATGGAGGCGTTTAACGCCAATAAATTTGTTTGTTCCGCAATCTTGGTAATGAGGGACACTTTTTGGATCACTTGATTAATATCATCCGCTACCCGCATGATTTTTTGTGAAGACATATGGACAGCATCATTGATTTGCTGCATTTTCTCTTCTGTTTCTTCAATGGCCTGATTCCCTTCCGAAGCAGCGGCGGAGGCATTTTCTGACACAGCAAGCGTCCGCTGAATTCGTGCCTCCATTTCACGAATACCCTGCATCATTGTTTGTACCATGGCATTGGCTGAATGTAGAGAGGATAATTGCTGTTCGGTTCCCCCTTGGAAGTTTTGCAATGTTTGTCCATAGGAAGTAAACACATCGGACAGCCGATTTGCTTCCGATGCCTGCACTTCACTGATACGATCCACGACTCCTGATGAATGATCGAGTTCAGTGACGATATTTTTTGTGCCGATTACGATTTTATTGATTTCAAAGCCGATTTGATTAAATTCAGATCTGGATCGCTCTGTAACTTCCGCCGTCAGATCACCTGCAGAAATTCTTCTGGTCACTCTGCGCCACGAACGAATCCCTTTCATGACAATGCTGTATAATCCCATCGTGAAAATTCCCGACAGAATGAGTGAAGTGACTGCGAATACCGCCCCTTGTTTCAGCGATAAACCATACATATTCGCAATAAACGCCATGGCGGCGGCAGGCAACAGAATCGCCGCTACCGTGCCAAACAGAATATATTTCTGATGGTTGATCCTGCCGAGGCGCAAGGTAAATTGTTTGCCGTCCGCCCTTACGATGGGCGCCGAAGCATCGATAAGCCGCTCCCCTGATTGCCGATCGTATACTTGGAGCAATGGTGTCTGCGTGTTCGCTGCTTTTAAACCGATGGCATCAGAAAACACAGTGCCTTCCCATAGGCGGTTGGTGTGAATATAGCTGCGTCCTGTTTCATCTACAATGACGAAATATTCATCATCGCCCAGATGATCATCAAGCAGCTGATGGAGACGCTGATAATTTACGGAAAAAGACTGCTCATTTTCAATTAATGGCTGAATACGTTTCGTAACTTGCTGCACTTTGCTTAGTGCTTTTCTCGCGGAGGGTGTTTTTAGCAGTTTATCCAATGACTTCACCTCATTCAGTTCTTATATACTATATCTCGAATATATCACAGAATAAGAGAAAGGTCACAATTTATTTTATTATCAGTCATTTGTTCCATCGCAAAATAAGCGCTATGTAAATCTGCATTTTACCGCTCTAGTAGCGATGGTTATATTTACCGTTCCCTAAAATTTATTAACTATAGAATTATTAAAAAGTGCACAGAACGGATCTGTGCACTTTTCTCATTGAAGATATCTTCTCGCCGAAATGTATTCGGACTTATATGGCTCTGTTGTGATAGGAATGATTTCCACTGTGCGTTTCGGATTCGGCGCATGGATCATTTGACCGTTGCCGGCATACATTCCTACGTGGTGGATGGCTCCTTTGCCTTGATTATAGGCAAAGAACAGTAAATCTCCCGGCTGCAAGTCTTTTTTCAGCACTTTTATGCCATTTGCCGCCTGTACAGAAGCATCTCTTGGTAAGCTGATGCCGTGCTGTCTGTAAACAGAGTAAGTGAATCCTGAGCAATCCAGCCCAAAGCCGGAAGTTCCTGCCCATAGATAGGTCAGCCCGTCAAACAGTTTGGCTGTATCAAGGATCTGCTTCGATGT
The Sporosarcina sp. P33 genome window above contains:
- a CDS encoding DMT family transporter, with product MKNKIIWGAFLCFIAAASWGAMFPVANSAFNAIDPFYFTLIRYVSVTVLLVILLLWKEGKQAFRFEKKGLSLWFFGTMAFVVYNLFIFWGQDLMGEPGVMVASISEAMMPMISIVIVWMLSRHKPHGFTLTCVFTAFVGVMLVITKGDLRTFLTATDDIIPSLLIFIAVVGWVIYTMGGNHFSEWSALRYSTLSCLLGTVTAVVVVFFVTLTGYISVPTAETLQTVTPHMLFMIAFPGIIALLGWNVGVRILSPLNGLLFINFVPVTTLVISFVQGYQLTVFDYIGTVFIIASLLGNNIFLRLQDKRKAEELQYKKHKVQPSL
- a CDS encoding methyl-accepting chemotaxis protein: MDKLLKTPSARKALSKVQQVTKRIQPLIENEQSFSVNYQRLHQLLDDHLGDDEYFVIVDETGRSYIHTNRLWEGTVFSDAIGLKAANTQTPLLQVYDRQSGERLIDASAPIVRADGKQFTLRLGRINHQKYILFGTVAAILLPAAAMAFIANMYGLSLKQGAVFAVTSLILSGIFTMGLYSIVMKGIRSWRRVTRRISAGDLTAEVTERSRSEFNQIGFEINKIVIGTKNIVTELDHSSGVVDRISEVQASEANRLSDVFTSYGQTLQNFQGGTEQQLSSLHSANAMVQTMMQGIREMEARIQRTLAVSENASAAASEGNQAIEETEEKMQQINDAVHMSSQKIMRVADDINQVIQKVSLITKIAEQTNLLALNASIEAARAGEAGSGFSVVANEVRKLAEETNDFANDVVRTLEHTNHEVKNAVEQVESNTATIQEGVEIVKVAGQSINLMNEAVVETKSAVSSNSRHAEELMRDGEQIEKIIEQITKISEQFTESVTETVAGMDEQVEGIQQLASDAVRLTDQAAALNRIVHRFKF